A DNA window from Deinococcus sonorensis KR-87 contains the following coding sequences:
- a CDS encoding phosphotransferase enzyme family protein, whose product MPQSDSLVSSNDFLAQVLLQFGEAEVSPVLLRQGDNTVYRVDTPQRRRFVLRLHTARRHTRRTLDAELTWLAYLSSHLPGAVPQPRPARSGQWTVEVDAGDVAPLLCSLLSWTEGTPLGEGVEFSREQAAQAGRLLAQMHRLAERFLPPPDFERPRYDAPYFRQCWLDLRQELTAGLWSQERAETLHASLEALYTHLGDWQALPGGHGLIHADAHPGNFVQQDGSLGLLDWDRCGWGPFLLDLAGVTLALDQTERDVFLAEYARVRLLPPGLALPLRALRVLAAVENLSVLARRPHERPFVLEALPNLEQIATQLSEEYMH is encoded by the coding sequence GTGCCCCAGTCTGATTCGCTCGTGTCCTCGAACGACTTCCTTGCACAGGTCCTCCTGCAGTTCGGGGAGGCTGAAGTGTCGCCGGTGCTGCTGCGTCAGGGGGACAACACCGTGTACCGCGTCGACACCCCGCAGCGACGCCGCTTTGTGCTGCGGCTCCATACGGCCAGGCGGCACACGCGCCGGACGCTCGACGCAGAGTTGACCTGGCTCGCGTACCTCAGTTCGCATCTCCCCGGGGCCGTGCCTCAGCCCCGGCCCGCCCGGTCAGGGCAATGGACGGTGGAGGTGGATGCAGGAGACGTGGCGCCATTGCTCTGCAGCCTCCTGAGCTGGACTGAGGGAACGCCGCTGGGGGAGGGCGTGGAGTTCTCCAGAGAACAGGCGGCGCAGGCGGGCAGGCTCCTCGCGCAGATGCACCGCCTCGCTGAACGCTTCCTGCCCCCGCCCGACTTCGAACGGCCCCGCTATGACGCACCGTACTTTCGTCAGTGCTGGCTGGACCTGCGCCAGGAGCTGACGGCCGGGCTATGGTCACAGGAACGGGCCGAAACGTTGCACGCCAGCCTGGAGGCGCTCTACACGCATCTGGGCGACTGGCAGGCCCTGCCCGGCGGCCATGGTCTGATTCATGCCGACGCGCACCCGGGCAACTTCGTGCAGCAGGACGGCTCGCTGGGGTTGCTGGACTGGGACCGCTGCGGGTGGGGACCGTTTCTTCTGGACCTTGCGGGCGTCACGCTGGCGCTTGATCAGACGGAGCGGGACGTCTTCCTTGCGGAGTACGCCCGGGTTCGACTGCTCCCGCCAGGCCTCGCTCTGCCTCTGCGGGCTCTGCGCGTGCTGGCCGCCGTGGAAAACCTGAGCGTCCTGGCCCGCCGACCCCATGAACGGCCCTTCGTGCTGGAAGCCCTGCCGAACCTCGAACAGATTGCCACCCAGCTCAGCGAAGAGTACATGCACTGA
- the crcB gene encoding fluoride efflux transporter CrcB, whose product MPIWTGIALGGALGALARHALSVLIQTRLGQGSWAAFPLGTLVINVLGSFLLGLVITLNLRGLLSPALRLAFGTGFVGAFTTFSTFEWESDLLLRNGEAGRAALYLLGNLLGGYVAVLLGRWVGLRLG is encoded by the coding sequence ATGCCGATCTGGACTGGAATTGCCCTGGGTGGTGCGCTCGGCGCGCTGGCCCGCCATGCCCTGAGCGTGCTGATCCAGACCCGGCTCGGTCAGGGCAGCTGGGCGGCCTTCCCGCTCGGGACCCTGGTGATCAATGTGCTGGGCAGTTTCCTGCTGGGTCTGGTGATCACGCTGAACCTCCGGGGCCTGCTCAGTCCGGCGCTCCGGCTGGCCTTCGGCACCGGGTTCGTCGGGGCGTTCACGACCTTCAGCACCTTTGAATGGGAGAGCGACCTGCTGCTGCGAAATGGCGAAGCGGGACGCGCCGCTCTGTATCTGCTGGGGAACCTGCTGGGCGGCTACGTGGCGGTGCTGCTGGGGCGCTGGGTGGGCCTGCGCCTGGGCTAG
- a CDS encoding alpha-N-arabinofuranosidase — MNHTRSRPGHATVRLNTQRTVSEISPLIFGGFAEHMGRCIYEGIYDPASPLADERGFRSDVMAALKETNYRIMRYPGGNFVSGYRWTDGIGPREQRPRRRALAWRSIESNQFGPHEFMEFAQELGTEPMWAVNLGTGSIQDAADLVEYMNLPTGTLYSDLRAKNGHPDPYGVKYWCLGNEMDGPWQIGQMEAVEYADKAVQAAKLMRWMDPGIKTIACGSSATSMPGYPDWDRVVLERSYAHIDYFSMHHYAANPYPTISNTERLPIDTDSYLASSVHFEEHADTLAAAIRLAKAKNRSKRDVHLCWDEWNVWYRAKGGDGEWSETPHILEEQYNLEDALVVATWLNTFLRKADVVKIACIAQIVNVIAPIMTRTDAMYKQTIFYPLTLFSNHASGEALDVLVQAPTQDTNRHGPVPQLDVSASLEPDTGHGAVFLVNRSQTEALTVDLHWEDVAPRELAQAWQMSGADPFAANSFEQPDHVTARPIPVPTLDGAHVSISLPPLSFTTLTTRHQAP, encoded by the coding sequence GTGAACCACACACGTTCCAGACCCGGTCACGCCACCGTCCGCCTCAACACCCAGCGCACCGTGAGCGAGATCTCGCCGCTGATCTTCGGGGGCTTCGCGGAACACATGGGGCGCTGCATCTACGAGGGCATCTATGACCCGGCCTCTCCCCTGGCGGACGAGCGCGGGTTTCGCAGCGACGTGATGGCCGCCCTCAAGGAGACCAACTACCGGATCATGCGCTACCCGGGCGGCAACTTCGTGTCCGGCTACCGCTGGACCGACGGCATCGGCCCCCGGGAGCAGCGTCCGCGCCGCCGTGCGCTGGCGTGGCGCAGCATCGAGAGCAATCAGTTCGGACCCCACGAGTTCATGGAATTTGCCCAGGAACTCGGCACCGAGCCGATGTGGGCCGTCAACCTCGGCACCGGCAGCATCCAGGACGCCGCCGATCTGGTGGAGTACATGAACCTGCCCACCGGGACGCTCTACAGCGATCTGCGGGCCAAGAACGGCCACCCCGATCCCTACGGCGTGAAGTACTGGTGCCTGGGCAACGAGATGGACGGGCCCTGGCAGATCGGGCAGATGGAGGCGGTCGAGTACGCCGACAAGGCGGTGCAGGCGGCCAAGCTGATGCGCTGGATGGACCCCGGCATCAAGACCATCGCCTGCGGGTCGTCGGCCACCTCCATGCCCGGCTACCCGGACTGGGACCGGGTGGTGCTCGAGCGCAGCTACGCGCACATCGACTACTTCTCGATGCACCACTACGCGGCCAATCCCTACCCGACCATCTCCAACACCGAGCGGCTGCCGATCGACACCGACTCGTACCTGGCGAGCAGCGTTCATTTCGAGGAGCACGCCGATACGCTGGCGGCGGCGATCCGGCTGGCCAAGGCCAAGAACCGCAGCAAGCGCGACGTGCACCTGTGCTGGGACGAGTGGAACGTGTGGTACCGCGCCAAGGGTGGGGACGGCGAGTGGTCCGAGACCCCGCACATCCTGGAGGAGCAGTACAACCTCGAGGACGCGCTGGTGGTCGCCACCTGGCTCAACACCTTCCTGCGCAAGGCCGACGTGGTCAAGATCGCCTGCATCGCCCAGATCGTGAATGTGATCGCGCCGATCATGACCCGCACCGACGCCATGTACAAGCAGACCATCTTCTACCCGCTGACCCTCTTCAGCAATCATGCCAGCGGTGAAGCCCTGGACGTGCTAGTGCAGGCGCCTACCCAGGACACCAATCGGCACGGGCCGGTGCCGCAGCTGGACGTGTCGGCCAGTCTGGAGCCGGACACCGGCCACGGCGCGGTCTTTCTTGTGAACCGGTCACAAACGGAGGCGCTGACCGTCGACCTGCACTGGGAGGACGTGGCGCCCCGGGAGCTGGCCCAGGCCTGGCAGATGAGCGGCGCCGATCCCTTCGCCGCCAACAGCTTTGAGCAGCCGGATCACGTGACGGCCCGCCCGATTCCCGTGCCCACCCTGGACGGCGCACACGTCTCGATTTCGCTGCCTCCGCTGTCGTTTACCACCCTCACCACCCGCCACCAGGCGCCCTGA
- a CDS encoding extracellular solute-binding protein, protein MRIPRMLALGLALSSVAHAQTTIVFWDFFGGGDGVRMKQIVDDFNKSQKDIVVQRTTQTWGNPFYTKVHTAVVSGQTPDVMTYHLSAVPAGLQKKDLRPFTTADLAAAGLKASDFQSNLVSTLTTDAKNAGGASGLYSIPLDTHTFVVYYNKDLLKKAGLLGADGKPLPMKSIAAMTKALQDIKAKTGVTPVAFSTNQDSATPWRLWYSLFLQQGGTMVKDGKLYLGDLDTKGKAALQAIADWTNQGLLTKNVTYPAGVALFTAGRAALMFNGNWEVPTMVDAKAKNQLKFDYGIMSFPSLYGGNTSTWADSHELAIPNNSKNPISPAKLKAVMTFIGYVNKQGGSAWAGGGHIPAYLPTQQSSAYKSMQPNGEYSATSAKNARLEPNVPIFGVGGPVYDAVGVNFTPVLLGQATADQGIAKFKAALQGFGK, encoded by the coding sequence ATGCGTATACCCCGGATGCTCGCCCTCGGCCTGGCCCTCTCCAGCGTGGCCCACGCCCAGACCACCATCGTGTTTTGGGACTTCTTCGGCGGCGGTGACGGCGTCCGCATGAAGCAGATCGTGGACGACTTCAACAAGTCGCAGAAGGACATCGTGGTGCAGCGCACCACCCAGACCTGGGGCAACCCCTTCTACACCAAGGTGCACACCGCCGTGGTGTCCGGCCAGACGCCCGACGTGATGACCTATCACCTGTCGGCGGTGCCCGCCGGCCTGCAGAAGAAGGACCTGCGGCCCTTCACCACCGCCGACCTCGCGGCGGCCGGGCTGAAGGCCAGCGACTTCCAGAGCAACCTGGTCAGCACGCTCACCACCGATGCCAAGAACGCCGGGGGCGCCAGCGGGCTGTACTCCATTCCGCTGGACACGCACACCTTCGTGGTGTACTACAACAAGGACCTGCTCAAGAAGGCGGGCCTGCTCGGCGCCGACGGCAAGCCGCTGCCCATGAAGAGCATCGCGGCCATGACCAAGGCGCTGCAGGACATCAAGGCCAAGACCGGCGTGACCCCGGTTGCCTTCAGCACCAACCAGGACTCGGCCACCCCGTGGCGGCTGTGGTACAGCCTGTTCCTGCAGCAGGGCGGCACCATGGTCAAGGACGGCAAGCTGTACCTGGGCGACCTGGACACCAAGGGCAAGGCCGCCCTCCAGGCGATTGCCGACTGGACCAACCAGGGCCTGCTCACCAAGAACGTGACGTACCCGGCGGGCGTGGCGCTCTTCACCGCGGGCCGCGCCGCCCTGATGTTCAACGGCAACTGGGAAGTGCCGACCATGGTGGACGCCAAGGCCAAGAACCAGCTGAAGTTCGACTACGGGATCATGAGCTTCCCGTCGCTGTACGGTGGCAACACCAGCACCTGGGCCGACTCGCACGAACTGGCGATTCCCAACAACAGCAAGAACCCGATCAGCCCCGCGAAGCTCAAGGCCGTGATGACCTTCATCGGCTACGTGAACAAGCAGGGCGGCAGTGCCTGGGCTGGCGGCGGCCACATTCCCGCCTACCTGCCCACCCAGCAGAGCAGCGCCTACAAGAGCATGCAGCCGAACGGCGAGTACAGCGCCACGTCCGCCAAGAACGCGCGGCTGGAGCCCAACGTGCCGATCTTCGGTGTGGGCGGCCCGGTGTACGACGCGGTCGGCGTGAACTTCACCCCGGTGCTGCTGGGGCAGGCCACCGCCGATCAGGGCATCGCCAAGTTCAAGGCGGCGCTGCAGGGTTTCGGCAAGTAA